A genomic window from Planococcus rifietoensis includes:
- a CDS encoding alpha/beta hydrolase: MNKGSVEDFTLYSDALGEDMQVLVHLPANYSPLYKYSLVIASDGKDYFQLGRVPRVVDELLENQEIENIIFVGIPYKSVEDRNRKYEPTGEQHGAYLRFLAHELAPYLDEKYPTYQVGMGRTLIGDSLAATVSLMAALKYPNIFGRVILQSPKVGPEMMEAVEKFSMNNSFTVYHVIGSEETEVKLTNGETADFLAPNRELNELMKNKGFSLFYEEFKGDHTWKYWQPDLKRALLMNFGM; this comes from the coding sequence ATGAACAAAGGAAGCGTAGAAGATTTCACGCTTTACAGCGATGCCTTGGGAGAAGATATGCAAGTGCTCGTCCACTTGCCCGCAAATTATTCTCCCCTCTATAAATACAGCCTTGTCATCGCATCGGATGGCAAGGATTATTTCCAGCTCGGCCGTGTTCCGCGGGTCGTCGACGAATTACTTGAAAATCAGGAGATTGAAAACATCATCTTCGTTGGCATCCCTTATAAAAGCGTAGAAGACCGCAACCGGAAATACGAACCGACCGGTGAACAGCATGGCGCTTACTTGCGTTTTTTGGCCCATGAGCTGGCACCATACCTAGACGAAAAATACCCGACCTACCAAGTCGGCATGGGCCGGACATTGATCGGCGATTCGCTCGCAGCCACGGTTTCACTGATGGCTGCACTGAAATACCCGAATATTTTCGGGCGCGTCATTCTCCAGTCGCCGAAAGTCGGGCCGGAAATGATGGAAGCTGTCGAGAAGTTTTCGATGAACAATTCGTTTACGGTCTATCATGTCATCGGCTCGGAAGAAACCGAAGTCAAGCTGACTAACGGGGAAACCGCCGACTTTCTCGCGCCGAACCGCGAGTTGAATGAGTTGATGAAAAATAAAGGGTTTTCGCTCTTTTACGAAGAATTCAAAGGAGACCATACATGGAAATACTGGCAGCCGGACTTGAAAAGGGCGCTGTTGATGAATTTCGGCATGTAG
- a CDS encoding aldehyde dehydrogenase — protein sequence MNFTANDVEDMIADQRGYYFTGVTKSTDFRIAQLQRLKSAIQAHEDDIIEALQLDLGKSEFEGYATEVGFVLDSIGHMTKHLEDWMKPEQVKTPIHLQPAKSFIIREPYGSVLVIGPFNYPFQLVMEPLVGALASGNCAIVKPSEATPNVARVIRTVLEDSFQPHYVKVVEGEREEVTALIHASFDYIFFTGSVPVGKVVMKAASERLTPITLELGGKSPAIVDQTANLELAAKRIAWGKFMNTGQTCVAPDYLCVHESVKEDFMKIFIQTIRKFYGDNAQDSPDYGRIVNEKHHDRLTEIIGKEKNHIVYGGDSDRADRYIEPTLLDGIQWDSPSMEDELFGPVLPVITYNDLPQLLRDIRRLPKPLSAYLFSENDRAVRFFLDQLPFGGGCINDTVSHVGSHYLPFGGVGPSGMNSYHGKASFETFTHAKSIVKKSTKLSTNLTYPPYKNRAKWIRTVLK from the coding sequence GTGAATTTTACAGCCAATGATGTAGAAGATATGATAGCCGATCAGCGAGGCTATTATTTTACAGGCGTGACGAAATCGACGGATTTCCGCATTGCACAGCTGCAGCGCCTAAAGTCTGCGATTCAAGCCCATGAAGACGATATTATCGAAGCGTTGCAATTGGACCTTGGAAAAAGCGAGTTTGAAGGATATGCCACAGAAGTGGGCTTTGTGCTCGATAGCATCGGTCATATGACAAAGCATCTTGAAGATTGGATGAAGCCTGAACAAGTTAAAACGCCGATCCATTTGCAGCCGGCAAAAAGCTTCATCATCCGTGAACCCTACGGCTCAGTGCTGGTCATTGGACCGTTCAATTACCCGTTCCAATTGGTCATGGAACCGCTTGTCGGCGCCTTGGCATCAGGCAATTGCGCCATCGTCAAACCATCTGAAGCGACGCCAAACGTGGCACGCGTTATCCGCACTGTTTTAGAGGATAGCTTTCAGCCCCATTACGTCAAAGTGGTTGAAGGGGAGCGCGAGGAAGTGACGGCACTGATCCATGCTTCGTTTGATTATATTTTCTTCACCGGCAGCGTGCCGGTCGGGAAAGTGGTCATGAAAGCGGCATCCGAGCGGCTTACCCCGATTACTTTGGAGCTCGGCGGCAAGAGCCCGGCAATCGTCGATCAGACCGCTAACTTGGAGCTTGCAGCAAAGCGTATTGCCTGGGGCAAATTCATGAATACCGGACAAACTTGCGTGGCGCCGGATTATCTTTGCGTTCACGAGTCGGTGAAGGAAGACTTTATGAAAATCTTTATCCAGACGATCCGCAAGTTTTACGGAGACAATGCACAGGACAGCCCTGACTATGGCCGCATCGTGAACGAAAAACATCATGATAGGCTGACGGAAATCATCGGAAAAGAAAAAAACCATATCGTTTATGGCGGCGACTCCGACCGGGCCGACCGATACATCGAGCCGACCTTACTGGATGGCATACAATGGGATAGCCCATCGATGGAAGACGAATTGTTCGGACCGGTTTTGCCGGTCATCACCTATAACGATTTGCCGCAATTGCTCCGAGACATCCGGCGTTTACCTAAGCCGCTTTCTGCCTACCTGTTCTCAGAAAATGACCGGGCCGTCCGGTTCTTCCTGGACCAATTGCCATTCGGCGGAGGGTGCATCAACGATACCGTCTCGCACGTCGGCAGCCATTACTTGCCGTTCGGTGGCGTCGGGCCATCTGGCATGAACTCCTATCACGGCAAAGCAAGTTTTGAAACCTTTACGCATGCCAAATCGATCGTCAAGAAGTCCACAAAACTATCGACCAATTTGACATATCCCCCTTATAAAAACCGGGCGAAATGGATCCGGACAGTATTGAAGTAG
- a CDS encoding thermonuclease family protein, which translates to MKPFILLLSLLLLSGCTWPDPTDTGGTAGKTAVEVTEVIDGDTVKIIYEGKETTVRYLLVDTPETNHPRFGEQPFGPEATQRNRELIEQAQQIEIEFDVGDRFDDYDRLLAYFYADGESIQEQLLEEGFARVAYIFPPNTRYVDEFRDAESDAKNAEIGIWEYENYSTDRGFNAEAYGQTATESTGTDDDCRIKGNINRSGNKIYHLPGSPSYDETNPEQWFCTEQQARNAGFRSSGQ; encoded by the coding sequence ATGAAACCATTCATCTTATTACTCAGCCTGCTGTTGTTGTCGGGGTGTACTTGGCCTGACCCCACGGATACCGGCGGTACTGCCGGCAAGACGGCTGTAGAAGTCACCGAGGTCATCGATGGAGACACGGTAAAAATCATCTATGAAGGTAAAGAAACCACCGTCCGTTATTTATTGGTCGATACCCCGGAAACGAACCATCCAAGATTCGGCGAGCAGCCATTCGGTCCTGAAGCGACACAGCGCAACCGCGAACTGATTGAACAGGCGCAGCAAATCGAAATCGAATTCGATGTCGGCGACCGTTTCGACGACTACGACCGGCTGCTCGCGTATTTCTACGCTGACGGGGAGAGCATACAGGAACAATTACTTGAAGAAGGCTTTGCACGCGTTGCCTATATCTTCCCGCCGAATACCCGCTATGTCGATGAATTTCGCGACGCCGAATCTGACGCGAAAAATGCCGAAATCGGTATATGGGAATATGAAAATTATTCGACGGACCGCGGATTTAATGCTGAGGCTTACGGTCAAACTGCAACAGAAAGTACCGGTACCGATGATGACTGCCGCATCAAGGGCAATATCAACCGGAGCGGCAATAAAATTTATCATTTACCCGGCTCCCCTTCCTATGATGAGACCAATCCTGAGCAATGGTTCTGCACCGAACAGCAAGCCAGAAACGCTGGTTTCCGCAGTTCCGGCCAGTAA
- a CDS encoding phosphatidylglycerophosphatase A codes for MDGGHFRVHSEEVNKATHEALERRGVTKEDIAKIVLEMQLPFNEGLTLAHCVESVESVLRKREMQHALLVGIELDELAEQGKLSQPLQQIVGSDEGLFGVDEMIGLGAVLTYGSIAVTTFGHLDKNKTGIIHKLDTKYGAHVHTFLDDLVASIAACASARIAHRTRDLEEEGRSFEDLTPEETTPETHVPGAEI; via the coding sequence ATGGATGGAGGACATTTCCGTGTACATTCAGAAGAAGTGAACAAAGCGACGCATGAAGCTTTGGAAAGAAGGGGCGTCACGAAAGAAGATATCGCGAAAATCGTGTTGGAAATGCAATTGCCATTTAATGAAGGATTGACGTTGGCCCATTGCGTTGAGTCGGTCGAGAGCGTCTTGCGCAAACGGGAAATGCAGCATGCCCTGTTGGTTGGCATTGAACTCGATGAGCTGGCTGAACAAGGGAAGTTGTCCCAACCGCTTCAGCAGATTGTCGGTTCGGATGAAGGCTTGTTCGGAGTCGATGAAATGATCGGCCTCGGCGCGGTGCTCACGTATGGCAGCATCGCTGTGACGACGTTTGGCCATTTGGATAAAAACAAGACCGGCATCATCCATAAACTCGATACGAAATACGGCGCGCATGTCCACACATTCCTCGATGATCTTGTAGCGAGCATCGCGGCGTGTGCCTCGGCCCGCATTGCACACCGCACACGCGATCTGGAAGAGGAAGGCAGAAGCTTCGAAGACCTCACTCCTGAAGAGACGACACCGGAAACTCATGTGCCTGGAGCAGAAATATAA
- a CDS encoding response regulator transcription factor, translated as MTERILIVEDEKSIARVLELELKFEGYETAVALTGSEALIHFREQDWDLVLLDLMLPEIHGLDVLKRIRASDAKLPVILLTAKNDVKDKVAGLDLGANDYVTKPFEIEELLARIRANLRVKNPVDDNLHRFEELTLNESTREVVRAGRQIELTPREFDLLLYLMRHPKQVLGREQLLNAVWGYDYYGDTNVIDVYIRYLRKKIDFGEDATYLQTVRGVGYVLKEQPHEAQA; from the coding sequence ATGACGGAGCGCATATTGATTGTGGAAGATGAAAAAAGCATCGCCCGCGTCCTGGAGCTGGAATTGAAATTCGAAGGTTATGAGACCGCGGTCGCTTTGACAGGCTCTGAGGCGCTGATTCATTTCAGGGAACAGGACTGGGATTTGGTGCTGCTCGATTTGATGCTGCCGGAAATCCATGGGCTTGATGTCCTGAAACGGATCCGTGCATCTGATGCCAAGTTGCCGGTCATTCTGTTGACCGCCAAAAATGATGTCAAAGACAAAGTGGCTGGGCTTGACCTTGGCGCCAATGACTACGTGACGAAACCGTTTGAAATCGAGGAGCTGCTTGCCAGAATCCGCGCCAACTTAAGGGTGAAAAATCCAGTGGATGATAATTTACACCGTTTTGAAGAGCTCACCCTCAATGAAAGCACGAGGGAAGTCGTAAGAGCGGGGCGGCAGATCGAATTGACACCTCGTGAATTCGATCTGCTATTGTATCTGATGCGCCATCCGAAACAAGTGCTGGGCCGCGAACAATTGCTGAATGCGGTGTGGGGCTATGATTATTATGGCGACACGAATGTCATCGATGTCTATATCCGTTATTTGCGCAAAAAGATCGACTTCGGGGAAGATGCCACATACCTGCAGACCGTGCGGGGCGTCGGATATGTCTTGAAGGAGCAGCCACATGAAGCTCAAGCATAA
- a CDS encoding TAXI family TRAP transporter solute-binding subunit, with protein MLNKKFGFYATVALAGSVFLAGCGDDAANEGEGGGAAEPEFISVLTGGTTGTYYPLGGAMATIIENETGIDTTAEVSQASAANMTSLADGTGEIAFVQTDTAFYASEGSNMFEGEVIDSVSAIGALYPETIQIVTTEGSGITAFEDLAGKSVSVGAPGSGTYINAEQLLEIHGMTMDDIDAQNLDFGESQESLQSGQIDAAFITAGTPTGAVESLSATSDVNIVPVAADKAAELIEKYPYYAEDVVPSGTYGLTEEVPTVSVLAMLVVQNDISEDTVYDITKAIYENTDQIQHAKAEFIKAETALDGIGIDIHPGAQRYFDEVNQ; from the coding sequence ATGTTAAACAAAAAGTTTGGATTCTACGCGACTGTCGCTTTGGCCGGATCCGTATTCCTAGCAGGCTGTGGAGACGATGCAGCAAATGAAGGAGAAGGCGGCGGAGCAGCTGAGCCGGAATTCATCAGTGTGTTGACTGGTGGAACAACAGGCACTTATTATCCGCTGGGTGGAGCGATGGCGACGATCATCGAGAATGAGACAGGCATCGATACGACTGCCGAAGTGTCCCAAGCATCTGCAGCCAACATGACATCACTCGCTGATGGCACGGGCGAAATCGCTTTTGTGCAGACAGACACGGCTTTCTACGCATCTGAAGGTTCGAACATGTTCGAAGGGGAAGTTATCGACAGCGTATCCGCAATCGGTGCTCTTTACCCAGAAACAATCCAGATCGTAACGACTGAAGGATCTGGCATCACTGCGTTTGAAGACTTGGCCGGCAAATCGGTATCAGTCGGCGCACCTGGTTCAGGTACGTATATCAACGCTGAACAATTGCTTGAAATCCACGGCATGACGATGGACGATATCGATGCACAGAACTTGGACTTTGGCGAGTCGCAGGAAAGCTTGCAATCCGGACAAATCGATGCAGCATTCATCACAGCTGGAACGCCGACTGGCGCAGTTGAAAGCTTGAGCGCAACTTCTGATGTCAATATTGTGCCTGTAGCAGCAGATAAAGCAGCTGAACTGATCGAGAAATACCCGTACTATGCAGAGGATGTAGTTCCATCCGGCACATACGGATTGACTGAAGAAGTCCCGACAGTTTCTGTTCTTGCCATGCTTGTTGTACAGAATGACATTTCTGAAGACACGGTCTATGACATCACAAAAGCAATCTATGAAAACACAGATCAAATCCAGCACGCGAAAGCTGAATTCATCAAAGCAGAAACAGCTCTTGATGGCATCGGGATCGACATTCATCCTGGCGCTCAGCGTTACTTCGATGAAGTAAATCAATAA
- a CDS encoding TRAP transporter permease, with the protein MSDKLSPEEREEKKLPPEDESHISEEKQKEILQKYDPESNTRDLSGIIKHVVFFGLLAFSLFQLYTAIFGQYTAYIQRSVHLGFALSLIFLLFPLRRRKGARHKVAWYDYILALLAVGVGAYWPIMYDDLVFRIGRVTELDLIVGILAVLLTLEATRRAVGMPITVIAGLFLAYGFFGPYFPGFLRHRGQDLDSMIQLMFFTTDGILGTPLSVSATFIFTFLLFGAFLVKTGVGQYFNDLAVSLAGGLTGGPAKVAIFSSALQGTISGSSVANVVTSGSYTIPMMKKLGYKKEFAGGVEAAASTGGQLMPPIMGAAAFLMVEFIGGITYWEIAKAAAIPALLYFTGIWIMTHFEAKRIGLKGLPKDELPNRKEVLKKIYLLTPIIAIILFLLSGIPTMQAALYGILLTIFVSAFNKETRLGFMDIIHALVDGARTALAVAAATAAAGIIVGVVVKTGLGLSLANGLVSASGGNVLLTLFFTMLAAIVLGMGSPTTANYVITSTIAAPAIITLLMIDEPAGAAVPVVVALSAHLFVFYFGIIADITPPVALAAFAASGISGGEPIRTGINAAKLAIAAFIIPYMFVLSPELLMIDTTWTQVIWVLITAITGMIAIGAGAIGYWYRKLRWWERIVAVATGLALIYPEGFSDLIGAAVFIVLLALQWMSRDKENTKPQTA; encoded by the coding sequence ATGAGTGATAAATTATCGCCAGAAGAAAGAGAAGAGAAAAAACTTCCGCCGGAAGACGAAAGCCATATCTCAGAAGAAAAGCAAAAAGAGATTCTCCAGAAGTACGATCCGGAGTCGAACACCCGTGATTTGTCGGGCATAATCAAACATGTCGTGTTTTTCGGGCTTTTGGCCTTTTCATTGTTTCAATTATATACGGCTATTTTTGGTCAATACACAGCGTACATCCAGCGCTCCGTCCACTTAGGGTTCGCGCTATCACTTATTTTTCTATTATTCCCTTTGCGACGCCGTAAAGGAGCACGCCATAAGGTAGCCTGGTACGACTATATTTTAGCGCTATTGGCAGTGGGAGTGGGGGCATATTGGCCGATTATGTACGACGATTTGGTCTTTCGTATTGGGCGTGTAACAGAGCTTGATTTGATTGTCGGGATATTGGCAGTCCTGCTTACCTTAGAAGCAACGCGTCGAGCAGTAGGGATGCCAATTACCGTAATTGCAGGTCTATTTCTGGCTTATGGCTTCTTCGGTCCATACTTTCCAGGATTCTTGCGCCACCGCGGTCAAGATTTAGATTCAATGATTCAATTGATGTTCTTTACCACTGATGGCATTTTAGGAACACCGTTGAGTGTATCTGCTACATTCATTTTTACATTCTTGCTCTTCGGTGCATTTTTGGTCAAAACCGGGGTCGGCCAATATTTCAACGATCTTGCAGTTTCCTTAGCGGGTGGATTGACAGGCGGCCCTGCAAAAGTGGCGATTTTCTCCAGTGCCCTGCAAGGAACGATTTCAGGAAGCTCGGTCGCAAACGTTGTTACATCAGGGTCTTACACGATCCCGATGATGAAAAAGCTAGGATACAAGAAAGAGTTTGCAGGCGGCGTGGAAGCAGCTGCTTCTACAGGCGGGCAGCTCATGCCTCCGATCATGGGTGCTGCGGCATTCTTGATGGTAGAGTTTATCGGAGGAATCACTTATTGGGAAATTGCTAAAGCAGCGGCCATTCCAGCTTTGCTGTACTTTACAGGTATTTGGATCATGACTCACTTTGAAGCAAAACGGATTGGGCTAAAAGGCTTGCCTAAAGATGAGCTGCCGAATCGGAAAGAAGTATTGAAAAAGATTTATTTACTGACGCCGATTATTGCCATCATCTTGTTCTTATTGTCAGGAATACCGACCATGCAGGCAGCGTTATATGGTATTTTGCTGACCATTTTCGTAAGTGCATTCAATAAAGAAACAAGACTTGGCTTTATGGATATCATTCATGCACTAGTGGACGGAGCTCGAACGGCTCTCGCAGTCGCGGCAGCTACAGCCGCGGCAGGAATTATAGTCGGAGTAGTTGTCAAAACGGGATTGGGTCTGTCATTGGCGAACGGATTGGTTTCTGCCTCAGGCGGTAACGTCCTATTGACACTATTCTTTACCATGTTGGCAGCTATCGTATTGGGGATGGGATCACCAACTACAGCAAACTATGTAATTACCTCTACAATTGCAGCCCCTGCAATCATTACCTTATTGATGATTGATGAACCGGCTGGAGCAGCCGTACCGGTAGTCGTGGCATTGTCTGCCCATCTATTCGTTTTCTATTTCGGGATCATTGCAGATATCACGCCTCCTGTGGCGCTGGCTGCGTTTGCTGCATCTGGTATCTCGGGCGGTGAACCGATACGGACAGGTATTAATGCTGCCAAACTTGCAATTGCAGCATTTATCATCCCGTATATGTTTGTTCTGTCACCAGAATTATTGATGATTGATACCACATGGACACAAGTCATTTGGGTGTTGATCACCGCTATTACAGGTATGATTGCCATCGGTGCCGGTGCAATAGGATATTGGTACCGAAAGCTCAGATGGTGGGAAAGAATCGTTGCTGTAGCTACAGGGCTTGCACTGATATATCCGGAAGGCTTTAGTGATTTGATTGGTGCTGCGGTATTTATCGTGCTACTTGCACTGCAATGGATGTCGAGAGACAAAGAAAACACCAAGCCTCAAACTGCATAA
- a CDS encoding Gfo/Idh/MocA family protein yields MIAIGIIGAGIVGERIIKQIQQDDSAQVEAVYDTDKNRLNYIEEHYGVAVTDSLDELFQADIDWVYIGTPPNSHAELAETAARRGLHVLCEKPLAHDAQAAQAMAESATNNRIHTAMHFPLMYSPIVRDMAIRIKSGDIGKVCRIELHTVFPEWPRAWQQNPWIASRDQGGFVREVFPHYLQLMHRLFGTLEISAHQVDFPEDVEKCETGIIAHGKTQQGSPFLLSGMSGAGQNELLQFKVYGDEGVLTLENWSRLYREERGKTRVEVQTEKTVPSLFDEMKEQSTFLVGFDEGLVVQRYIDQLLQ; encoded by the coding sequence TTGATAGCGATTGGAATTATTGGGGCGGGAATTGTCGGCGAACGCATCATCAAGCAAATTCAACAAGACGATTCTGCACAAGTCGAAGCGGTTTATGACACGGACAAGAATCGGCTGAATTATATCGAAGAGCATTACGGCGTAGCCGTCACTGATTCCTTGGATGAGTTGTTCCAAGCCGACATCGATTGGGTATACATCGGCACGCCGCCAAACAGCCATGCGGAGCTTGCAGAAACGGCGGCAAGAAGGGGCTTGCATGTATTGTGCGAAAAGCCGCTCGCCCATGACGCTCAGGCAGCACAGGCAATGGCAGAGTCGGCGACGAACAACCGCATCCACACCGCCATGCATTTCCCGTTGATGTATTCGCCGATCGTCCGCGATATGGCAATTCGCATCAAAAGCGGGGATATCGGAAAAGTCTGCCGCATCGAGTTGCACACAGTATTTCCAGAGTGGCCGCGGGCATGGCAGCAAAATCCATGGATTGCCTCGAGAGACCAAGGAGGATTTGTGCGGGAAGTCTTTCCTCATTATTTGCAATTAATGCACCGCTTGTTTGGCACCTTGGAGATTTCCGCACACCAAGTGGATTTTCCGGAAGACGTTGAAAAATGTGAAACCGGGATCATTGCCCACGGCAAGACGCAGCAAGGTTCGCCTTTTTTATTGTCCGGTATGAGCGGGGCAGGGCAGAACGAACTGTTGCAATTTAAAGTGTATGGTGATGAGGGAGTGCTAACGCTTGAAAACTGGTCGCGTTTGTACCGCGAAGAACGAGGGAAAACACGTGTAGAAGTGCAAACGGAAAAAACCGTGCCTTCCTTATTCGATGAAATGAAAGAACAATCGACCTTCCTCGTCGGATTTGACGAAGGACTGGTTGTCCAGCGCTATATTGACCAATTATTGCAATGA
- a CDS encoding sensor histidine kinase, with protein sequence MKLKHKIHLSSTLLMFFVLLILAVVIYYSFSSLAYETEVERLEAEVEVMVATFNANSSEESPDNILRAYVPVDGLIKEKNQSSNLLSTIQRPSVDVEFPNDVAGTSGHMAVEGEQFAYVTAPVIWPGGEVVELIVAQSLREVTANLATLRLVLISVTMLSMIPIFLSSALLGRVLTRPIEGLTGTMRRIQRDGSFEKLPVARESRDELSQMGVTFNEMIGLLEENYRKQEEFVSNASHELKTPLTVISSYADLLQRRGAQDPALQEEALTAIRTETERMRQLIEQLLHIARRSQAQMDWQKTDLEPVLKQVMTAMNASYDRDFRLQLQQPLIVETDVQQLKQLLYILLDNARKYSEDSIDMEAGNNGAVYIKIRDYGVGIPKESLPHVFERFYRVDKARSRETGGFGLGLSLAKELADSLHLRLEIDSIEQLGTTVTIVFSGNFNVEELQSGQEG encoded by the coding sequence ATGAAGCTCAAGCATAAGATTCACCTGTCCTCGACTTTATTGATGTTCTTTGTGCTGCTGATTCTGGCGGTTGTCATTTATTACTCCTTCAGCAGCCTGGCTTATGAAACGGAAGTCGAACGGCTAGAAGCTGAAGTGGAAGTGATGGTCGCGACATTTAATGCCAACAGTAGCGAAGAATCGCCAGACAATATTTTGCGTGCCTATGTGCCCGTCGACGGCTTAATCAAAGAGAAAAACCAAAGCAGCAATTTGTTGAGCACGATCCAGCGGCCCTCAGTCGATGTAGAATTTCCGAACGATGTGGCAGGCACATCCGGACATATGGCCGTTGAAGGAGAGCAATTTGCCTATGTTACGGCGCCTGTGATCTGGCCGGGTGGTGAAGTGGTGGAATTGATCGTTGCCCAATCGCTCAGGGAAGTGACCGCAAACCTCGCGACTTTGCGCTTAGTGCTCATTTCCGTAACGATGCTGTCGATGATCCCGATTTTCTTATCGAGTGCCTTGCTAGGGCGCGTGTTGACCCGCCCGATTGAAGGGCTTACCGGGACGATGCGGCGCATCCAGCGCGACGGCTCTTTCGAGAAGCTGCCCGTCGCCAGAGAATCGCGGGATGAACTAAGCCAAATGGGCGTTACTTTTAATGAGATGATTGGGTTATTGGAAGAAAACTACCGCAAACAGGAAGAATTCGTTTCAAATGCCTCTCATGAATTGAAAACGCCGCTGACGGTCATTTCGAGCTATGCCGATTTATTGCAGCGCAGGGGTGCACAGGACCCGGCGTTGCAGGAAGAAGCCTTGACGGCGATACGCACCGAAACAGAGCGAATGCGCCAATTGATTGAACAATTATTGCACATCGCAAGGCGCAGCCAAGCCCAAATGGATTGGCAAAAAACCGACTTGGAGCCGGTGCTCAAGCAAGTCATGACGGCAATGAACGCATCCTATGACAGGGATTTCCGCCTGCAGTTACAGCAGCCGCTGATTGTCGAAACGGATGTCCAGCAACTCAAGCAATTACTTTATATCTTGCTCGACAATGCCCGCAAGTATAGCGAAGATAGCATTGATATGGAAGCCGGGAATAACGGTGCAGTATACATCAAAATCCGCGATTACGGAGTCGGCATCCCGAAGGAATCACTGCCTCATGTGTTTGAACGCTTTTACCGCGTCGACAAGGCGAGAAGCCGCGAGACTGGCGGATTTGGGCTGGGCCTTTCGCTCGCCAAGGAATTGGCTGATTCACTTCATCTTCGCCTCGAGATCGACAGCATTGAACAATTGGGAACGACGGTAACAATCGTTTTCTCAGGGAATTTTAATGTTGAAGAGTTACAATCAGGGCAGGAGGGATGA
- a CDS encoding DUF1850 domain-containing protein yields MRNNRILKVLLILTILILICSAIFFIPYQKHFVFIDSETNEIAARVPVIEDRFKIRYTHSIHLSDVIESYRLDDEGQLVMTELEYEDFNIGMPSNAGEGERFVEKDGKYFIEDMKRKLPEFRLLIGDVDAELAFLFAGKELDLKKSLERGKIYTFRAQRLSIYQQLEGVNIYE; encoded by the coding sequence TTGCGGAATAACAGAATTCTCAAAGTCCTTCTTATACTAACCATCCTCATACTTATTTGCTCCGCAATTTTCTTTATCCCATATCAGAAACACTTCGTCTTCATCGATTCGGAAACAAACGAGATTGCAGCGCGTGTTCCAGTGATAGAAGACCGCTTCAAGATCCGCTATACCCATTCGATCCATCTGTCGGATGTGATCGAAAGTTACCGCCTTGATGATGAGGGGCAACTGGTGATGACGGAACTTGAGTACGAAGATTTCAATATCGGCATGCCGTCGAATGCAGGAGAAGGGGAGCGCTTTGTCGAAAAAGACGGGAAATACTTTATTGAGGATATGAAGCGGAAGCTGCCCGAATTCCGGTTGCTAATCGGGGACGTGGACGCGGAGCTCGCTTTCCTATTCGCAGGAAAAGAACTCGATTTGAAGAAGAGTTTGGAAAGAGGCAAGATCTATACATTCCGTGCCCAGCGCCTATCCATTTATCAGCAATTAGAAGGAGTGAACATCTATGAGTGA
- a CDS encoding YjcG family protein — MKYGIAAFPSKKLQDLANSYRKRYDPHYELITPHITLKGPFEADDSEVKAMAEELGNIAKRQKPFRIHATRVSTFTPVTNALYFKIEPSKELMDLHEDLHSDFLGGMPDHPFVPHITIAQKLSDSEHADVYGQLKMAGIDHEETIDRVHLLYQLEDGSWTVYDTFRLSGDEA, encoded by the coding sequence ATGAAATATGGCATTGCAGCATTTCCATCCAAAAAACTACAAGACCTGGCGAATTCCTACCGGAAACGCTATGACCCGCATTACGAATTGATCACGCCCCATATTACATTGAAAGGGCCTTTTGAAGCGGATGACTCAGAAGTCAAAGCGATGGCGGAGGAGCTCGGCAATATCGCTAAGCGCCAAAAGCCTTTCCGCATCCATGCAACGCGCGTCAGCACGTTCACTCCGGTGACGAACGCTTTGTACTTCAAGATTGAGCCTTCAAAAGAGCTGATGGATCTTCACGAAGACCTCCACTCCGATTTTCTAGGCGGCATGCCCGATCATCCTTTTGTGCCCCACATCACCATTGCACAGAAACTTTCAGATTCGGAGCATGCTGATGTGTACGGCCAATTGAAAATGGCTGGCATCGACCACGAAGAGACGATCGACCGCGTTCACCTGCTCTACCAATTGGAAGATGGATCGTGGACTGTATACGACACATTCCGGTTGTCAGGAGATGAAGCTTAA